Below is a genomic region from Hylemonella gracilis.
CCCCGTGCAAGGGCCGCCTCGCCGCACTGGGGGCGTCCCCCTCCCAGATTGCGAAGCAATAGGAGAGAGGGGCTGAGGGCCGCGGCTCCAAGCCTGCCTGCGCAGGCTTGGACGTGCCCGAAGAGCCACTGCCTCTGGCGGTGGCACCGAGGCGCGAAGCGACTCAGGGGGTGCTTCATTTCAGGCCTTGTTCTTGCCGTACACGTCGACCAGCACGGCCGCCAGCAGCACCACGCCCTTGATGACCTGCTGGTAGTCGATGCCGATGCCCAGGATGGACATGCCGTTGTTCATCACGCCCATCACGAAGGCGCCGATCACCGCGCCCAGCACCTTGCCCACGCCCCCCGAGGCCGAGGCACCGCCGATGAAGCAGGCGGCGATCACGTCCAGCTCGAAGCCCAGGCCGGCCTTGGGCGTGGCCGTGTTCAGGCGGGCGGCGAACACCAGCCCGGCCAGGGCGGCCAGCACGCCCATGTTGACGAAGGCGTAGAAGGCCAGGCGCTCGGTCTTGATGCCGGAGAGCTTGGCCGCCTTCTCATTGCCGCCCATGGCGTACAGACGCCGGCCCACGGTGGTGCGGCTGGTGACGAAGTCGAACAGCACGATCAGCACCGCCATCACGACCAGCACATTGGGCAGGCCCTTGTAGGAGGCCAGCAGGTAGCTGAAATAGATGAGCAGGGCGGCGAACACGGCGGTCTTGAGGAGGAACAGGGCCGCGGGCTCGACCTGCATGCCGTGGCGCAGGCGTTTGGCGCGTGAGCGCAGCACCGCCAGGGTCAGGGCCGCCGCCGCGGCCACGCCCAGCAGCAGGGAGGTGAGGCGCAGGTTCTCCGCGTCGAAGAGGTCGGGGATGAAGCCCGAGCTGAGCATCTGGAAGGCATCGGGGAACGGTCCCACCGATTGGCCCGCCAGCAGCGCCAGCGCCAGGCCCTTGAAGACCAGCATGCCCGCCAGCGTGACGATGAAGGAAGGGATGCGCGAGAAGGCCACGAACCAGCCCTGGATGGCACCGATCAGGCCGCCGCACAGCAGGCAGACCAGGGTGGCCGGGAGGAAATGCCAGTCGTACTGCACCATCAAAACGGCCGCCAGCGCGCCGATGAAACCGCAGACGGAACCCACCGAGAGGTCGATGTGGCCCGCCACGATCACCAGCAGCATGCCCAGCGCCATGATGACGATGTAGCTGTTCTGCAGCACCAGGTTGGTGAGGTTCAGCGGCTGCATCAGCGTGCCCTCGGTCATTACCTGGAAGAAGGCCATGATGGCGATCAGCATGATCAACATGCCGTACTCGCGGAAATTCTGCTTCAGGTGATCGAGCACGGAACGGCCCGCGTGCGCGGGCAAGGGCAAGGGCAGGGCAGGGCTCGGGGTGGGCTGGGCGGAGACGGGAGGCTGGGACATGGTCAGGTGGTTTTCACGATGGCTCGCATGATCTTTTCCTGGGAGGCTTCGGCCGTGGGCATCTCGGCGACGAAGCGCCCTTCGTCCATCACGTAGATCCGATCCGAGATGCCGAGCAGCTCGGGAAGCTCCGAGGAGATCACGATCACGCACTTGCCCTCCTGGGCCAGTTGCGCGATGAGGGTATAGATTTCGTACTTGGCGCCCACGTCGATGCCGCGCGTGGGCTCGTCGAGGATGAGCACCTCGGGGTTGGTGAAGAGCCATTTGCTCAGCACCACTTTCTGCTGGTTGCCACCCGAGAGGTGGACCGTCTTCTGGTCCACGCCCGGACAGCGGATGCGCAGCCGGTCGCGGTAATCCTGCGCGACCTGATGTTCGCGCGCATCGTCGATCACCGCCGCGCTGGAGACGCCTTCAAGCCGCGCCAGCGAGATGTTGAAGCGGATGTCCTCGTCCAGCACCAGGCCGTAGCCCTTGCGGTCCTCGGTGAGGTAGGCCAGGCCGTGGCGGATGGCCTTGCCCACCGTGCTCACGTCGATGGGCTGACCGTTGAGCAGCACCTGGCCGCTGATGCGTTGGCCCCAGGATCGGCCGAAGATGCTCATCGCCAGTTCCGTGCGGCCCGCGCCCATCAGTCCGGCGATGCCCACGATCTCGCCGCGCTTCACCTGCAGGTCGATGCCCTTGATGAAGACGTCACCGCGTTGCGGATGGTGCACGCGCCAATCGCGCACCTCGAAGGCCGTCTCGCCGATGCGAGGCTGGCGACGCGGGTAGCGGTCTTCCATCTTGCGCCCGACCATGGCCTGGATCACGCGGTCTTCGCTGACCGGGTCGGCGCGGCAGTCCAGCGTCTCCACCGTGCTGCCGTCGCGCAGCACGGTGATGGCGTCGGCCACGCGGGCGATCTCGTTGAGCTTGTGCGAGATCAGGATGCAGGTGATGCCCTGCGCCTTGAGCTCCAGCAGCAGGTCGAGCAGGGCCTGGCTGTCCTCCTCGTTCAGGCTGGCGGTGGGCTCGTCGAGGATCAGCAACCTGACTTCGCGTGACAGCGCCTTGGCGATTTCCACCAGTTGCTGCTTGCCGATGCCGAGGTGACCGACCAGGGCGTCCGAGGGCTCCCGCAGCCCGACTTTCTTCAGCAGCGCTTGCGTCTTGCTGTGCGCGACCATCCAGTCGATCACACCGTGCCGAGCCGTCTCCTTGCCGAGAAAGATGTTCTCGGCGATGGAGAGCAGGGGCACGAGCGCGAGCTCCTGATGGATGATGATGACCCCCAGGTGCTCGCTGTCGCGCACGCTCTCGAAGCGGCGTTCCTGCCCGTCGAAGAAGATTTCCCCGCCGTAACTGCCATGGGAATGGATGCCGGACAGCACCTTCATCAGCGTGGATTTTCCGGCACCGTTCTCACCAACGATGGCATGGATCTCGCCGGCCTGGACCTGCAGGTTCACCCTGTCCAGGGCCACCACGCCGGCGAAGGTCTTGCGGATGTTCCGCATCTCGAGCAGCATGACGCAAACGCTCCGTTAGTCGCTATCAGGCTTACTTGACCTGGGCTTCGGTGTAGTAGCCGCTGCCGACCAGGATGGCCTTCCAGTTGGAGGCATCCACCGCCACCGGCTTGAGCAGGTAAGAGGGCACCACCTTCACGCCGTTGTTGTAGGTCTTGTTGTCGTTGATCTCGGGGTTCTTGCCGGACAGCACGGCGTCCACCATGTTCGCGGCGACCTTGGCCAGTTCACGCGTGTCCTTGAACACGGTGGAGTGCTGCTCGCCCTTCAGGATGGATTTGACGGACGGGATCTCCGCGTCCTGGCCGCTGACCACCGGGCAGGGCTGCTGCGCCGTGCAGTAGCCCACGCCCTTGAGCGAGGACAGGATGCCGATGGACAGGCCATCGTAGGGCGACAGCACGGCGTGGACTTTTTCCTTGCCGTAGAAGGCCGAGAGCAGGTTGTCCATGCGCGCTTGCGCAACCGCGCCGTCCCAGCGCAGCGTGCCGACCTTGTTCATGCCGGTCTGCTTGCTGCGCACCACCAGCTTGCCGCTGTCAATGTAGGGTTGCAGCACGCTCATGGCGCCGTCATAGAAGAAGTAGGCGTTGTTGTCGTCAGGCGAGCCACCGAACAGCTCGATGTTGAACGGGCCCTTGCCCTGCTTCAGCCCCAGCTTGTCGACGATGGAGCCGGCCTGCAGCACACCGACCTGGAAGTTGTCGAAGGTCGCGTAGTAGTCCACGTTCTTCGAGCCGCGGATCAGCCGGTCGTAGGCGATGACCTTGATGCCCTTGTCGGCCGCGTTCTGCAGCACGCGCGACAGCGTGGTGCCATCGATGGAGGCGATCACCAGCACCTTCACGCCCTTGGTGATCATGTTCTCGATCTGGGCCAGCTGGTTCGGGATGTCGTCTTCCGCGTACTGCAGTTCCGTGCGGTAGCCGCGCGCTTTGAGCACCTTGACCATGTTGTCGCCGTCGGCGATCCAGCGCGACGAGGACTTGGTCGGCATCGAGATGCCGATGCTGCCTTTGTCTTGCGCGGACGCGGTGTGCGCGAGGCCCAGGGTGCCAAGCACGCCCAGGGTGAGGGTGGCCAGCGCGGCCTTGAGGGTGGTGCGTTTCATGTCAGTCTCCTGCTTGTTTGTTGTGGGTCGCCGCGCCGTGCGCGGGATGCGCGTCGGTGGGCCTGTGTCCCGGCCCGGGTCGAGCCCGGGCCGGCGTGACCGGAACGATCACCGTGCGTCCAGGGACGCCCGGGATCAACCAGTCAGGTCAATGCATTTCGCTCGGCGCGGGTCCGATCAGTACTTGCGCTTGGGGAATTCCTGCGCGGCCGTTTCCATGGGGAAGATGCCTTCCTTGGTCTCGATGCGCTTCTGCACCGGCTTGCCGGCCTTGACGTCCTTGGCGGCGGCCATCAATTGCGGGCCCAGCAGCGGGCTGCACTCCACGCTCACGTTGAGCTTGCCGGCGATCATGGCCTCGAAGGCGCCCTTGACCGCGTCGATGGAAATGATGGTGATGTCCTTGGCTGGCTTGAGGCCCGCTTCCTCGATGGCCTGGATCGCGCCGATGGCCATGTCGTCGTTGTGCGCGTACAGCACGTTGATCTTCTTGCCCTCGGCCTTCAGGAAGGCTTCCATCACCTCCTTGCCCTTGGCGCGCGTGAAATCACCGGTCTGCGAGCGGATGATCTTGAACTTCGGATCGGCCTTGATGATTTCCTCGAAGCCCTTCTTGCGGTCGATCGCGGGGGCGGAGCCCACGGTGCCCTGCAGTTCCACGATGTTGACCTCGCCCTTCTGGTCCTTCATCTTCTCGACCAGCCAGCGGCCCGCCTTGCGGCCTTCCTCGACGAAGTCGGAACCAATGAAGGTGACGTACAGGGACTTGTCCTTCACGTTGACCGCGCGGTCGGTCAGGATCACCGGGATCTTGGCGGCCTTGGCTTCGCGCAGCACCGGTTCCCAGCCCGACTCGACCACGGGCGAGAAGGCGATCACGTCCACCTTCTGCGCGATGAAGGAGCGGATGGCCTTGATCTGGTTTTCCTGCTTCTGCTGGGCGTCGGAGAACTTGAGTTCGATACCGGCTTCCTTCGCGGCCGACTTGATGGACTCGGTGTTGGCCGTGCGCCATTCGCTTTCGGCGCCAACCTGGCTGAAGCCCATCACGAGCGGCTTCTGAGCCCAGGCGCCGGTGGACAGGGAGGCCAGCGGCGCGCAGGCCAGGGCCAGTGTGAGGATGCGGCGGTTGAATCTCATGGTTTTGTCTCCTGGTTGTTGAAGTGAGAAAAGGGATCAGGCCAGCATGTAGCCGGTCTTGACCGTGGTGAAAAACTCGGCGGCGTAACGGCCCTGTTCGCGTGGCCCGTGGCTGGAGGCCTTGCGTCCACCGAAGGGCACGTGGAAATCCACCCCCGCGGTGGGCAGATTGACCATGGTCATGCCCACGTCCGCGTGGCGCTTGAAGTGCATGGCGTGCTTGAGCGAGGTGGTGCAGAGGCCTGCGCACAGGCCGAAGGGCGTGTCATTGGCCAGGGCCAGGGCATGGTCATAGTCCTCGGCGCGCAGCACGCAGGCCACCGGGCCGAACACCTCCTCGCGCGCGATGCGGTGCTCGGGCCGGGCCAGGAAGAGCGCGGGGCTCATGTAATGCCCGGGCGTGGCGCGCTCCAGGCGGTCACCGCCCCAGACATGCTCGGCGCCCTCGTTGCGCGCGATCTCGACGTAGGCCAAGTCCTGGTCGAGCTGGTTCTTGTCGACCACGGGGCCCATCTCGATGCCGCGTTCCAGAGCGTGGCCGACCTTCAGATCCACCAAGCGCTGGCGCAACCGGGCCACGAAGGCGTCATGCACCTTGGCTTCCACGATCAGGCGGCTGGACGCCGTGCAGCGCTGACCGGTGGAGAAATACGCGCCTTGCAGCGCGCAGTCCACGGCCTGCTCCAGGTCGGCGTCGGCCAGCACCACCAGCGGGTTCTTGCCGCCCATTTCCAGTTGCACCTTGGCGCGCCGCGCGCTGGCCGCCTGCAGGATGCGTTCGCCCGTGGGCACCGAGCCCGTGAAGCTCAGCGCGTTGACCAGGGGGTGGTCCACCAGGGTCTGGCCGACTTCCCGGCCGCTGCCCATGACGAGGTTGAAGACGCCCGCGGGCAGTCCGCTGCGGCTGATGATCTCGGTCAGGGCCCAACCGCAGGCGGGCACCAGTTCGGCCGGCTTGAACACCACGGTGTTGCCATAGGCCAGGGCGGGTGCGATCTTCCAGGCTGGAATCGCGAAGGGAAAGTTCCAGGGGGTGATCAGGCCCACCACGCCCACGGGTTCACGTGTCACGTCCACCTGCACGCCGGGGCGCACCGAGGCCATGGTCTCGCCCGGCACGCGCAGGGCCTCGCCCGCGAAGAATTTGAAGATCTGCCCGGCGCGAGCCACCTCGCCCGTCGCCTCGGGCAGGGTCTTGCCTTCCTCGCGCGCCAGCAGGGTGCCCAGTTCGTCCTTGCGCGCCAGGATTTCACTGCCGATCTGGTCCAGTGCATCGGCGCGGCGTTGCGGGCTGCTCAGGCTCCAGGAGGGCAGGGCGTCGGCGGCGGCCCGGACGGCCTCCTCGGCCTGGTTGCGGTCGGCCCGGGCGTATTCGGCCACCACCTCGCGCGTGTCCGAGGGGTTGCTGCTGATGCCCGTGGTGCTGCCGCTCACCCAACGCCCGTTGATGTAATGCCGGGGGTTGGGTTGGATCTCACCAGGTTTCATGAAACTGTCGCCTTTGCACGGTATGGCGGCGGAGTCTATGGATGTTTTTAATATCAATCCAATAGATTTTTGTGCAAAATACATATCACTATCTGCATTCTGGAAAACCAGATGAGTACTTACAACCACTGGTTCATCCGCGCCCGTCTCAAGACCCGACAACTGTTGCTGCTGGTGGCCCTGGCCGAGGAAGGCAATATCCACCGGGCCGCCCAGGTGCTCAGCATGACCCAGCCGGCGGCTTCCAAGCTGCTCAAGGACCTGGAAGACGTGCTGGAGGTGCCCCTGTTCGAACGCCTGCCGCGTGGCATGCGGCCCACCTGGTACGGGGAAACCATGATCCGGCACGCCCGCATGGCCCTGGCCAGCCTGAACCAGGCACACGACGAGCTGGGCGCGCTCAAGAAGGGGCACTTCGGCCAGGTGGGTGTTGGCGCCATCACCTCGCCGGGCCTGCGCGTGTTGCCGGCGGCGGTGGCCCTGGTCAAGCAGGAGCATCCCAGCCTGCGCGTCTCGCTGGACATCGAGACCAGCCCGGTGCTGCTGGACCGTCTGGAGCAGGGGCGGCTGGACATCCTGGTGGGGCGCCTGTACGCCGAGCACGACAAGGCCAACCTGCGCTACGAACCGTTGACCGAGGAATTGGTCAGCGCCGTGGCCCGGCCGGGCCACCCGCTGCTGGGCATGAGCGGGCTGACCCTGCGCGACGTGGTGTCGGCGGGCTGGATCGTCCCGCCCTCGGGCAGCGTGCTGCGCCACCGTTTCGACCTGATGTTCCAGCAGGAAGGCCTGCCCCCGCCGCTCAACATCGTGGAAACCTCGTCCCTGCTGTTCATCACCCGCATGCTGCAGCAGAGCGACATGATGGCCGTGCTGGCGGTCGACGTGGCGCATTACTACGCCGCGCATGGCCTGATGTCGGTGGTGCCGATCGACCTGCCCTGCCACATGGACGATTTCGGCATCATCACCCGCACCGACCGTCTGCTTTCGCCCGCGGGCAAGGTGATGATGAAGGCGATCAAGCAGATCAGCCAGGCGCAGTACGGGCGCCGCCTGGACCCGGACTGAGTGTTGCCTTCATCCGGTCCTCACGTTTGTCGACGCTGCTGGGTAGCGGCGCGGCCCAGATCAGAACCGGCGCGCAAGGGCCGCCACGCCGCGCTGGCGGTGTCCCCCTTCCCGAATTGCGCCGCAATTCGAGGGAAGGAGGAAGGCGCGCAGCGCCTTAGGGGGTCGTGCCGAATCAGACCCAGCCAGCGTCCACCTTGAATTCCTGGGCCGTGCACATGGCGCCGTCGTCCGACGCCAGGAACAGCACCATGCGCGCGATGTCGTGTGGCTGCAGCTTGTCGGGCAGGCACTGGTTGCGCTGGATTTCCTGCTCGCCTTCCGCGTCCAGCCAGAGCTTGATCTGGCGCTCGGTCATGACCCAGCCGGGTGAGACGGTGTTGATGCGGATGCGGTCGCGGCCCAGGGGCTTGGCCAGCCCGCGCGTCAGGCCGTTGACCGAGGACTTGGCGATGGCGTAACAGGGGTAGGCACCACCCTTGCCCTGCCAGCCCGTGGAGCCCAGGTTGATCACCGATCCCCCGCCCAGTCGGCGCATGCCGGGCACCGCCGCCTGGATGGCGAAGAAGGCGGGGCGTTCGTTGATGGCCATGCGCTCGTCGTAGTACTCGGGCGTGACGGATTCCAGCGTGTGACGGTCATCGTTGGCCACGTTGTTGACCAGGGCCGAGAAATCGCCCAATTCCTTCGCGGCGTCCTGGACGGCCGATTGCAACGCCCGCACGTCCCGCACATCGCACGCCCGCCACCAGGGGCGGGCGTGGCCGGCGTCGGCCAGCTGCTGGGCCAGGTGGGCGCTGGCTTCCTGGGCCACGTCCACGAAGGCAACGCGCGCGCCCTGTTCGGCGAACGCGGTCACGATGGCGGCGCCAATGCCGCTGCCGCCGCCGGTGATGAACACCGCCCGGTCTTTCAGGCTGGGAAAACGCGAGAACCGGGCGGAAGAGGAGGTAGAGGCAAGTGATGACATATCAATAAAGGTATCAATCAATAGGAAAAAAATAGATTACGTGTATTAATGTGCGTTGATAAGATGGGCCATGTCAAGAGGCCTGAGCCGGAGCCATGCCGGAACAGGTGAAAACAAAAGGTTGGAGACATGCATGCCCGCCCTGGAAAATCCCACCGCCACGCCCTGGCGGCCTGAGTCCCTGGCGCCCGTGATCGGCGCGCTGTGTTGCGTCCAGGCGGCGGGCGCCGAACTCGGCGAGGGCCTGTTGTGGTCCGTGCGGGAGCAGGCGCTGTACTGGGTGGACATCCTGTCGCGTCAACTGAACCGCTGGGACCCGCAGAGTGGCGCCCAGGCCCGCTGGACCTTCGCCGAGGAAATCTCCGCCTTGGCCGAACGCGCCCGCGCGCCCGGGCTGGTGGTGACCCTGCGCCGGGGCTACGCGCTCTTCGATCCTGCCCGTGGGGGAGAACCGCAGTATCTGCACCAGCCTGAGCCCGAGCGGACCGGCAACCGCTTCAATGACGGCAAGTGCGACGCCCAGGGGCGCTTCTGGGCCGGCTCCATGGATTTCGCCTGCGAAGCGCCCAGTGGCGCGCTCTACCGACTGGACCCGGACGGCCGTTGCACGCGCCACGAGGACGGTTTTGTCGTGACCAATGGGCCGACCTGGAGCGGGGGGGGACGTGGGGATGGGCGACGCCGTTTCATGTACTTCAATGACACCGTGCAGGGCTGCACCTACCGCTACGACAGTGACGCCGCCACGGGTACCCTGTCCAACAAAGTGCTGTGGAAGCGTTTCGCACCCGGTGATGGCTTGCCCGATGGCATGACCACGGACGCGCTGGGCCGCCTCTGGATCGCGCATTGGGGCGGTGCCTGCGTGAGCTGCCATGACCCGGACACCAGTGAGGAACTGGCCCGCGTGACCTTGCCCACGGGCCAGGTCACGAACTGCGCCTTCGGCGGCAAGGATTTGCGCACCCTGTTCATTTCCACGGCCCGGGTCGGCATGAGTCTGGCGCAATTGGCGGCCGAGCCCCTGGCGGGAGGGCTGTTCGCGGTGGACGTCGACAGCCCGGGACTGCCTGCCCATCCGTACGGGGGCTAGCGGGCACGGGGCAGGTCTGCCCGGCGTTCGGGCTGCGTCCGTGGCGCCGTGCGGCGCGTGCTGGCCGGTCGGCCTGCCATCGCTCTTGCCATCTTCTTGTTTTTCTCCAACCCTCTTCTTGTTTGATGAAAGTGATTGCATGAGCACCACCGCCCATCCCATCGTCTGGCTGCACCACGCGGGGCAGCATCTGGGCCTGGTCCCCACCCTGGGCGGCGGCGTGGCCGCCTGGCAGGTGGACCATCCCTCGGCCCCCCAAGGGCGGCTGGACTTCTGGCGTCCCTGGGACGGCCACACGCCGGACCAGAACCACCTTGCCTCCTTTGCCATGGTGCCTTGGTCCAACCGCATCAGCGGCGGTGGCTTCGAGCAGGACGGCCATTTCCACGCCATGCAGCCCAACCGCGCGGGTGAGCCTTACCCCATCCATGGCGACGGCTGGCTGCAGCCCTGGGTGCTGAACCAGCCCGCGCCCGACACGCTGCAGATGACGTTGCGGTCACGCGGTTTCCACGGCAACCCCTATGACTATGAGGCCGTGCAGACCTTCCGCCTGGTGCCGGGCGGCCTGGACCAGGAGGTCTTGCTGCGCCAGCTCGGCACGCAGGCGCTGCCTTTTGGCATCGGCCTGCACCCCTGGTTCCCGCGCACGCCCCAGACGCGGGTCACGGCCCCGGTGCAGGGCGTGTGGCTCAGCGGCAAGGACCCCTTGCCCGTGGGGCACACGACGCAGTACCCCGCCGGCTGGGACCTGAACCAGGGCGTCTCGGCCCATGGGGACTTGATCGACAACGGTTACTCGGGCTGGGGTGGGCGGGCCCGCATCGCGTGGCCAGAGCACGGCCTGGCGCTGGACGTCCACATGCCGGATTTCGAGCAGGACGGCGGCGTGGCGCAGCATTTCTGCCTGATCTACCGCCCACCCCAGGGGCCGGCCTTCTGCTTCGAGCCCATCACCCAGCCCATCGATGCCTTCCACCTGTCGGGGCGCCCGGGCCTGCGGGTGTTGAACCAGGGCGAGAGCATGACCCTGCGCGTGGGCTGGCGCTTTGCGCCGCTGACGCAGGACTGAGCCTGTCTTGCCGCAGAACCCTGTCGGGGGGCCTGCGGGCGGTCGGGCTGGCGCTCAGCCCGGCGCGGTTGATCAGGCCCGGGTCCGGGGCGCGGTCACTGCCGCGCCGTGCGCACGTTGGGCGGCAAGGTCTGCGGGTGGCTGCTGCGCCAGGGGTTGATGTCCAGGCCGCCGCGGCGGGTGTAACGCGCGTAGACGGTCAGCTTGGTGGGCTTGCAGCGGCGCATCACGTCCATGTAGATGCGTTCCACGCACTGCTCGTGGAACTCGTTGTGCTGGCGAAAGCTCACCAGGTACTGCAGCAGGCCGGCCTGGTCGATCTGCGGGCCGCTGTAGCTGATCTGCACGCTGCCCCAGTCGGGTTGACCGGTCACCAGGCAATTGCTCTTGAGCAGGCCGCTGGTCAGGGTCTCGGTGACCGGCTGTTCGTCGAAGGCCGCGCTCAGCAGCTCGGGCGCGGGCTGGTACTGCGTGCATTCCACGTCCAGGCGGTCGATGCTCAGGCCGTCCAGTTCGTGGATGGGCTCCTGGTCGAACTGCTCGGGCGTGAGCAGGCGCAGGCCCACGAAACCGGACTTGCCCGAGCCGCGCCAGACGGCCTCGCTCAGGTCCATGCGCAGCCTGACCTTCACCTCGTCGGCGTCGGCGAACTTCGTGTGGTTGAAGCTGTTCAGGTAGAGCTTGAAGGACTTGCTCTCGACGATGTTGGGCGTTTCGCAGGGCACGGTGACGTGGGCAATGGCTACCTGCGGCTTGCCGCGCGGGTTGAGCCAGCTCAGTTCGTAGGCGGTCCAGAGGTCGGCGCCCAGGAAGGGCAGGGTGCCGCCTTTCTTGACCTGGGGGATGCCGATCTCCTCGCGCTTGGCCGCGCGTGGCAACGGGAACAGCAGGCTGGAGTCGTACTGATCCTTGTAGGCCGAGGCCTTGCCGAGCTGCGAGTTTTCCGGGGTGGAGTCGGAGGTGTTCATGGGGGGCCTCAGTCCTGGATCTTCCGTCGGAACACCAGGCGGTCCGGCTCGGACACCCCGGCGTCGAAGGCATACCCATCCACCTTGAACTTCTCCAATTGCCTGGGCGTGGTGACACGCTTGCTGGCTGCGAAACGCGCCATCAGGCCGCGCGCGCGCTTGGCGTTGAAGCTGATCACCTTGTAGATGCCGCCCTTGTAGTCCTCGAACACGCATTCGATCACGCGGGCCTGCAGCACCTTGCGGTCCACGGACTTGAAGTACTCCTGCGAGGCCAGGTTGATGACGATGGGGTTTTTCTCGCCCGCGAGCCGTTCGTTCAGGTGGTCGGCGATCGTGCGGCCCCAGAACTGGTAGAGGTTCTTGCAGGCCGTGCCGTTCTTTTCCGTTGGCAGGGTCGTGCCCATTTCGAGGCGATAGGGTTGCATCCAGTCCAGTGGGCGCAAAACGCCGTAGAGACCGCTGAGGATGCAGACATGGTCCTGCATCCAGTCCAGGGTTTCCGGCGGCAGTGTCTTCGCGTCCAGTCCGTCGTACACGTCGCCGTTGAAAGCCAGCACGGCTTGGCGCGAGTTTTTGGCGGTGAACTTCGGCGTCCAGGCCGCGTAACGGGCCACGTTGAGCTGCGACAGCGCGTCGCTCAGGTCCATCAGCTCGGCGATCTGCCGCGGGGCGTAGCCGCGCAGCACCTGGATGAGTTCAGCCGCCTGCCGGGTGTACAGGGGTTGGCTGTGGGGCAGGTCCTTGGCGATCGGGCTGTCGTAGTCCAGGGACTTGGCGGGAGAGAGAAGAAACAGCATGGGCGGATTATGCGGAGGGCTCAGGACGCTTCACGGTGGGGGCCGGAGCGGAACGCCCAGTAGCGGCTGGCGAGGAAGGTCAGCACGGCCTGCGCGATCAGGATGCCCGCGAGCAACCCGTCGTAAGGCAGGTCGGTGCTGCGCAGCAAAGTGATGTAGACGATTTCGTTGAGGACGAAATTGCCGGCCGAAATCAGGAAGAGGCGCCGCGCCGCCACGCTCCAAGGGGTCAGGGCGTCGCGGAAGGTCAGGAAGTGATGGCCTGTGAAGGACACGACAAAGGCGACCAGCCAGCCGGCGACATTCGCCAGAGCCGGTGCCCAGGTCAGCCGCGAGACCAGCAGCACCGCCACGCCCCAGTGCGTGAGGGCAGCCATCGTGCCCACGGCGACGAACAAGGACAGCTGCCGGGCGAGCCGCGCGTACCGGGTCATGCGCGTCATCAACGCGGCCTTTTCCGGATGTCCCGGCCCCAGGCCTCCAAGGCTTGCTGCGCCGACCCTTGCGCGGGCGTCAGCATGGCCCGGGCCTCCTCGACCGTGCTGTAGGGCCCCGACACGTCGAACTGACGGATCGCGGCCCAGGTGCCTTCGTACCAGCTCATCATCTCGTCGTTGAAGAACTCG
It encodes:
- a CDS encoding aldehyde dehydrogenase family protein, encoding MKPGEIQPNPRHYINGRWVSGSTTGISSNPSDTREVVAEYARADRNQAEEAVRAAADALPSWSLSSPQRRADALDQIGSEILARKDELGTLLAREEGKTLPEATGEVARAGQIFKFFAGEALRVPGETMASVRPGVQVDVTREPVGVVGLITPWNFPFAIPAWKIAPALAYGNTVVFKPAELVPACGWALTEIISRSGLPAGVFNLVMGSGREVGQTLVDHPLVNALSFTGSVPTGERILQAASARRAKVQLEMGGKNPLVVLADADLEQAVDCALQGAYFSTGQRCTASSRLIVEAKVHDAFVARLRQRLVDLKVGHALERGIEMGPVVDKNQLDQDLAYVEIARNEGAEHVWGGDRLERATPGHYMSPALFLARPEHRIAREEVFGPVACVLRAEDYDHALALANDTPFGLCAGLCTTSLKHAMHFKRHADVGMTMVNLPTAGVDFHVPFGGRKASSHGPREQGRYAAEFFTTVKTGYMLA
- a CDS encoding LysR family transcriptional regulator; this encodes MSTYNHWFIRARLKTRQLLLLVALAEEGNIHRAAQVLSMTQPAASKLLKDLEDVLEVPLFERLPRGMRPTWYGETMIRHARMALASLNQAHDELGALKKGHFGQVGVGAITSPGLRVLPAAVALVKQEHPSLRVSLDIETSPVLLDRLEQGRLDILVGRLYAEHDKANLRYEPLTEELVSAVARPGHPLLGMSGLTLRDVVSAGWIVPPSGSVLRHRFDLMFQQEGLPPPLNIVETSSLLFITRMLQQSDMMAVLAVDVAHYYAAHGLMSVVPIDLPCHMDDFGIITRTDRLLSPAGKVMMKAIKQISQAQYGRRLDPD
- a CDS encoding ABC transporter substrate-binding protein; the protein is MRFNRRILTLALACAPLASLSTGAWAQKPLVMGFSQVGAESEWRTANTESIKSAAKEAGIELKFSDAQQKQENQIKAIRSFIAQKVDVIAFSPVVESGWEPVLREAKAAKIPVILTDRAVNVKDKSLYVTFIGSDFVEEGRKAGRWLVEKMKDQKGEVNIVELQGTVGSAPAIDRKKGFEEIIKADPKFKIIRSQTGDFTRAKGKEVMEAFLKAEGKKINVLYAHNDDMAIGAIQAIEEAGLKPAKDITIISIDAVKGAFEAMIAGKLNVSVECSPLLGPQLMAAAKDVKAGKPVQKRIETKEGIFPMETAAQEFPKRKY
- the chvE gene encoding multiple monosaccharide ABC transporter substrate-binding protein, with translation MKRTTLKAALATLTLGVLGTLGLAHTASAQDKGSIGISMPTKSSSRWIADGDNMVKVLKARGYRTELQYAEDDIPNQLAQIENMITKGVKVLVIASIDGTTLSRVLQNAADKGIKVIAYDRLIRGSKNVDYYATFDNFQVGVLQAGSIVDKLGLKQGKGPFNIELFGGSPDDNNAYFFYDGAMSVLQPYIDSGKLVVRSKQTGMNKVGTLRWDGAVAQARMDNLLSAFYGKEKVHAVLSPYDGLSIGILSSLKGVGYCTAQQPCPVVSGQDAEIPSVKSILKGEQHSTVFKDTRELAKVAANMVDAVLSGKNPEINDNKTYNNGVKVVPSYLLKPVAVDASNWKAILVGSGYYTEAQVK
- the mmsB gene encoding multiple monosaccharide ABC transporter permease translates to MSQPPVSAQPTPSPALPLPLPAHAGRSVLDHLKQNFREYGMLIMLIAIMAFFQVMTEGTLMQPLNLTNLVLQNSYIVIMALGMLLVIVAGHIDLSVGSVCGFIGALAAVLMVQYDWHFLPATLVCLLCGGLIGAIQGWFVAFSRIPSFIVTLAGMLVFKGLALALLAGQSVGPFPDAFQMLSSGFIPDLFDAENLRLTSLLLGVAAAAALTLAVLRSRAKRLRHGMQVEPAALFLLKTAVFAALLIYFSYLLASYKGLPNVLVVMAVLIVLFDFVTSRTTVGRRLYAMGGNEKAAKLSGIKTERLAFYAFVNMGVLAALAGLVFAARLNTATPKAGLGFELDVIAACFIGGASASGGVGKVLGAVIGAFVMGVMNNGMSILGIGIDYQQVIKGVVLLAAVLVDVYGKNKA
- the mmsA gene encoding multiple monosaccharide ABC transporter ATP-binding protein; the encoded protein is MLLEMRNIRKTFAGVVALDRVNLQVQAGEIHAIVGENGAGKSTLMKVLSGIHSHGSYGGEIFFDGQERRFESVRDSEHLGVIIIHQELALVPLLSIAENIFLGKETARHGVIDWMVAHSKTQALLKKVGLREPSDALVGHLGIGKQQLVEIAKALSREVRLLILDEPTASLNEEDSQALLDLLLELKAQGITCILISHKLNEIARVADAITVLRDGSTVETLDCRADPVSEDRVIQAMVGRKMEDRYPRRQPRIGETAFEVRDWRVHHPQRGDVFIKGIDLQVKRGEIVGIAGLMGAGRTELAMSIFGRSWGQRISGQVLLNGQPIDVSTVGKAIRHGLAYLTEDRKGYGLVLDEDIRFNISLARLEGVSSAAVIDDAREHQVAQDYRDRLRIRCPGVDQKTVHLSGGNQQKVVLSKWLFTNPEVLILDEPTRGIDVGAKYEIYTLIAQLAQEGKCVIVISSELPELLGISDRIYVMDEGRFVAEMPTAEASQEKIMRAIVKTT